From Cupriavidus oxalaticus:
TCGGCATGCTGCAGCACGCGCGTGACCACGGGCTGGGACACGTGTAGCAGGCGCGCGGCTTCGCTGACGGTGCCGGTCAGCATTACGGCGCGGAAAACCTCGATCTGGCGCAGGCGCATTGGCTTAGGGCGTCTGGAATTAGGGACGTCTGGAACGATAGGCACAGGCCATCCATAGCCTGAAGACATATTCTGGCACGTATTCGCATTGGGCAAGCCGGCCCCGCTGATCTACCCTCTGGCATCGGTCTTTTGATGCAACAAGGAAGTCAATGCGGGTAGTGATCGTGGGCGCCGGGGTGGTCGGCATGACAACGGCGTGGCGCCTGGCCCAGGACGGGCATGAGGTGACGGTGCTGGAACGGCACCAGGGTCCCGGCGAGGAAACCAGCTTTGCCAACGGCGGGCAGCTCAGCTACAGCTACGTGGCGCCGTTGGCCGGGCCGGGCGTGATGGGCAAGGTGCCGGGCTGGCTGCTGCGGCGCGATTCGCCGATGCGCTTCCGCCCGGTGGCCGATCCCGCGCAATGGCGCTGGCTGGCGGCCTTCATGGGCGCCTGCAATGCCGGCACCAGCGAGGCCACCACGCGCAAGCTGCTGCGCCTGGGCTTCTATTCGCGCGACCAGCTGCAGGCGTTCGTGGCGCAGCACGAGCACGAGGACAGCGGCTTCGGCTTCGATTTTGCGCGGCGCGGCAAGCTGGTAGTGCACCGCGACGAAGCGGCGTTCGCCTCGGCCTGCCGGCTGCTGGATTACCAGGCCAGGCTGGGCTGCGAGCAGCAGGCGCTGGACCGCGATGCCTGCGTCGCGCTGGAGCCCGCGCTGGCCGGCATCCGCGAAGAGATCGCCGGCGCCATTTATACGCCGAGCGAGGAGGTGGGCGACTGCCACCGCTTCTGCGTGTCGCTGGCACGGTTGCTGCAACACGGCGGCGGCCGCACTGGCGTGTCGCTGCGCTTCGGCACCGTGGTGCACGGACTGCAGCAGCAGGGCGGACGCGTGACCGGGGTGCGCACCGATGCCGGCGAGGTGCCGGCCGACGCGGTCGTGGTCGCGGGCGGCATCGGCAGCGTGCCGCTGCTGCGTCCGCTGGGTGTGCGGCCGATGCTGTGGCCGCTCAAGGGCTACAGCATCACCGTACCGCTGGCCAGTGGCGCGCGCGCCCCGCATATCAGCGTGACGGATTTCGCCAACAAGATCGTTTACGCGCGGATCGGCAATACACTGCGGGTGGCGGGCATGGCCGACCTGGTGCGCGGCGGCACCCGCATCGACCCGGAGCGGGTCGGCACGCTGGTGGCGCAGACGCGCGCCTTGTTCGACGGCATCGTGCCGGACCTGCCGCTGGCGCAGCTGCAGCCGTGGGCGGGCCTGCGTCCGGCCACGCCGGACGGGCTGCCGCTGATCGGGCCGTCGCGCGTGTCGGGCCTGTGGCTGAACCTGGGCCATGGCGCGCTGGGCTTCACGCTGGCGATGGGCAGCGCCGGCCTGCTGGCCGACCGGCTGGCGGGGCGGCGCCCGGCCCTCGACGCCGCGGATTTCGATGCCGCGCGCGCGTAGCGCAGCGGCATGAAGCAATGGTTCCTGCAGTACCCATGAGTTCGCATTACCGCATTACCTCGAGAAAACGAGCCTCAATGACCAAGCCCCACTACAAGGAGCGCGACATGAAACCATTGCACACCCGCCTTGCCACCCGACGTATGCTCGCGGCTGCCACGCTGTTGCTGGCCGCCGGCGCGGCCCAGGCTGCCGACGGCGACACGCTGAAGAAGATCAAGGACAGCGGCGTGATCTCGCTGGGCTACCGCGAATCGTCGATCCCGTTTTCGTACACCGACGGCAAGGAGGTGATGGGCTACTCGCACGAGATCCTGCTGCAGATCGTCGACAAGGTGAAGAGCGAGCTGAAGATGCCGAACCTGCAGGTGCGGCTGACGCCGATCACTTCGCAGAACCGCATCCCGCTGGTGCAGAACGGCACCATCGATATCGAGTGCGGCAGCACCACCAATAACCTGGAGCGCCAGAAGCAGGTGGCGTTCTCCAACAGCCTGTTCGTCTACGGCATCAAGATGCTGACCAAGAAAGACTCGGGCGTGAAGGAGTTCACCGACCTGAAGGACCGCAACGTGGTCACCACCGCCGGCACCACCGGCGAGCGCCTGCTGGTCAAGATGAACGGCGAGAAGGCGATGAACATGAACCTGATCAGCACCAAGGACCATGGCCAGTCCTTCCTGATCCTGGAAAGCGGCCGCGCTGCGGCCTTCGTCATGGACGAGCCGCTGCTGTATGGCGAGCGCACCAAGGCCAAGAGCGCCGGCGACTGGATGGTGGTCGGCGCGCCGCTGCAGATCGAGAACTACGCCTGCATGTTCCGCAAGGACGACCCTTCGTTCAAGAAGCTGGCCGACGGCGTGATCGCCGACCTGCAGACCAGCGGCCGCGCGGAGAAGCTCTACAACAAGTGGTTCATGTCGCCGATCCCGCCCCGCAACATCAACATGAACTACCCGCTGTCGGCCGACATGAAGGCACTGTTCGCGGCGCCCAACGACAAGGCCTACCAGTAACGGCGAAGGGCATAGCCGCCGTGGCGGATGCATCGCCCCGGCGGTTATATAGCCATAATGAATCGTTATTTCGCCATCGATAGCGTTTGCGGTAGTGTAGAGCCCGATATAGGCTCATAGCAGCACAACCGGCCGGCAGCCTTCCACGAGAGGCCAGCCGGCGTTGCCTGCCCACTTACTGCCTATCCGCATCCACTGGAGAACATATGCGATCGATTCGTACTGGCTGGTTCAAGTCGCTGCTGGCGGCCTCGCTGATGGCGGGGGCCGGCCTGGCGGCCACCGCGGCCCATGCCGCCGACCTGCTCGACACCGTCAAGCAGGCCGGCGTGCTCAAGATCGGGCTGGAGGGCACGTACCCGCCGTTCGGCTTCCGCGGCGCCAAGAACGAGCTGGAAGGGTTTGACGTCGATGTCGCGCGCGCGGTCGCAGGCAAGCTGGGGGTCAAGCCCGAGTTCGTCACCACCGAATGGAGCGGCATCATTGCCGGACTGCAGGCAGGCAAGTTCGACGTGATCGTCAACCAGGTCAACGTCACGCCGCAGCGCCAGCAGGTGCTGGACTTTTCCACGCCCTACGTCTACTCGGATGCGCAGCTGATCCAGCGCAAGGACGACAAGCGCCAGTTCAAGTCGCTGGAAGACCTGAAGGGCCACAAGCTCGGCGTCAGCCTGGGCAGCAACTACAACGAGCTGGCCAAGTCGGTGGCCGGCATCGACGTCAAGACCTATCCCGGCGCGCCCGAGTACCTGCGCGACCTGGCGGCACAGCGCGTCGACGCCGCGCTGAATGACCGGCTCATGGTCGCCTACCTGGTCAAGACCGCCAACCTGCCGCTGCGGGCGGGCGCGATCGTGGCGGGCGCGACCACGCAGGTGGCCATCCCGTTCCGCAAGGACAATCCCAAGTTCGCGCAGGCCATCAACCACGCGCTGGAAGACCTGAGCAAGGACGGCACGCTTGGCAAGCTGTCGGTGAAGTGGTTTGGCACCGACGTGACCAAGCCCGCCGGCAAGCCGGTCAAGTAAGCCGGTCAACTAAGCGCATCAAGTAAGCGCATCAAGTAAGCGGATCAACTAAGCCGGCCCGCGAGGCGGGCGGTATCATGTCGCGGCGCGGCGGCCTGCAGGGCTGCCGCGCCGCTTTGTTTTATTACCTTCAGTCCGCCGCCACGCCCATGTCCGCTCTCCAGCTCGTCATCGATTCCCTGCCCGTGCTGCTGCAGGGCACGCTGCTGACCATCAAGTTCGCGTTGTGGTCGATGGTGTTCGGACTGGTGCTTGGCACCGTGGTCGCGCTGATGGGCATCAGCCACAGCCGCGCGCTCAAGGCGGTGGCGCGCGCCTACGTCAGCATCATGCGCGGCACGCCGCTGCTGGTGCAGATCTTCGTCGTGTACTACGGGCTGCCGGGCGTCGGCATCGCGCTGGAGCCCACGCCGGCCGGCGTGCTGACGCTGAGCCTGAACGTGGGGGCGTACCTGTCGGAAAGCATGCGCGGCGCCATCCTCGGCGTGGCGCGGGGCCAATGGCTGGCGGCGTACAGCCTGGGGCTGACGCCGGCGCAGGCGCTGCGCTACGTGGTGGGTCCGCAGGCGCTGCGGCTGGCGGTGCCGAGCCTGTCGAACAGCCTGATCAGCCTGATCAAGGATACGTCGCTGGTGTCGGTGATCACGGTGACCGAACTGCTGCGCACCGCGCAGGAGGTCATCGCGGCGACATACCAGCCGTTGCCGCTGTACCTGGCGGTGGCGGCGATCTACTGGGTGTTGAGCACCGGGCTGTCCGGGCTGCAGCATATGCTGGAGCGCAAGCTGTCGCTGCCGGGCAGGCACTGAGCCGCGCCGCTGCCAAAGCAAAAGAGCCAGCTCCGGAGAGCTGGCTCTTCTTTTCGGCAATGCGGGCCGTTGCCGGCCCGCGCGCTCAGCCCTGCGCGATGCGCCCGGCAATATGCCCCAGCGCCTCTTCCACCTGGTCCACCAGGACCAGGCACAGGTCGCCCGGCTTCAGGTGCGACAACGCGGTATCGATGGCCAGGAATTCGCCGCGGATTTCCTCGACCTGGCTGGTGCGCTGCGCGCCCTGCAGGCCTTCGCGCAGCAGCGCCAGCACCTCGCCGTCGGCACGGCCGCGCTGGCACTGGTCCTGGTACAGCACCACTTCGTCGAACACGCCGCCCAGGATCTGCGTCTGACGGCGGATGTCCTCGTCGCGGCGGTCGCCGGCACCGCTGATCACGACCACGCGGCGGCCGGCCGGCATGGTCTCGACCGCGTTGCACAATGCCTGGATCGCGTCCGGGTTGTGCCCGTAGTCGGCGATCAGAGTGGCGCCCTTGTAGTCGAACACGTTGAAGCGGCCGGGAGCCGTCGCGGCGTCATTGACGAAGGTGGCCAGGCCGCGGCGGATGATGGCCCAGTCGATGCCCAGCGCCCACGCCGAGGCGATCGACGACATCGCGTTCTCGACCTGGAAGCCGATGGTGCCGTTGCGAGTCAGCGGGATCTCCGCCAGCGCGATGCGCACCTGGGTATCGCCCTCCGACGCCACGATCTCGGCGCCGTCGACAAAGACCACGCGCTTGCCTTGCGCGCGGTGCGTGGCCATCGCCGGCTGGTTCGGATCGTGCGCGAAGAAGGTCACGCTGCCGGGGCAGGCGTCGGCCATGCGCACCACCATCGGGTCGCCGGCGTTGAGCACGGCCATGCCGTGCGGCGCGACGTTCTGCACGATCACGCTTTTGAGCACCGCCAGGTCTTCCACCGAATTGATGTACGACAGGCCCAGGTGGTCGCCTTCGCCGACGTTGGTCACCACGGCCACGTCGCAACGGTCGAAGGCCAGGCCTTCGCGCAGCAGGCCGCCACGCGCGGTTTCAAAAACGGCCGCGTCGACATCGGGGTGCAGCAGCACGTTGCGCGCGCTGCGCGGGCCGCTGCAGTCGCCGGTGTCGATGCGCTCGCCCTGGATATAGACGCCGTCGGTGCCGGTCATGCCCATGCGCAGGCCGCTGGTGGCCATGATATGGGTGATCAGGCGCACCGTCGTGGTCTTGCCGTTGGTGCCGGAGACGGCCACCACCGGGATGCGGCCATCGTCGCCATCGGAGAACATGGTCGAGATGATCGCCTCGCCCACCGCGCGGCCCTTGCCGTACGACGGCTGCAGGTGCATGCGCAGGCCCGGCGCGGCGTTGACCTCGACGATGCCGCCGGCCTGTTCCTCGAACGGCTTGAGCATGGTCTCGCACACGGCGTCGACGCCGGCGATGTCCAGGCCCACCATCTGCGCCGCGGCCACGGCGCGCGCGGCGATGTCCGGGTGGACGTCGTCGGTCACGTCGGTGGCGCTGCCGCCGGTGGACAGGTTGGCGTTGTTGCGCAGCACCACGCGCGTGCCCTTGGCCGGCACGGAGTCGGCGGTCAGGTTCTGCTTGGCCAGCACGGCCAGCGCGATATCGTCGAAGCGGATCTTGGTCAGCGAGGTGGCATGGCCTTCGCCGCGGCGCGGATCGCGGTTCACTTCCTCGACCAGCTGGCGCACGGTGTGCACGCCGTCGCCGGTCACTTGCGGCGGGTCGCGGCGTGCGGCCGCCACCAGCTGCTTGCCCACCACCAGCAGGCGGAAGTCATGGCCGGGGATGTAGCGCTCGACGATCACGTCGGAACTGATGTCCGAGGCGACCTCGTAGGCCGTCATCACTTCCTCGCGGGTGCGGATCCGCACCGCCACGCCCTTGCCCTGGTTGCCGTCACGCGGCTTGACCACCACCGGGGCGTCGATTTCCTGCGCGGCGGCCCAGGCTTGCTCGGCGCTGCGCACCGAGCGGCCCAGCGGCACCGGCACGCCGGCGGCGTGCAGCAGGCTCTTGGTCAGTTCCTTGTCCTGCGCGATCGATTCGGCCACGGCGCTGGTGCGGTCGGTCTCGGCGGCCTGGATGCGGCGCTGCTTGCTGCCCCAGCCGAACTGCACCATCGAGCCCTGCGTCAGGCGCCGGTAGGGGATGCCACGCGCCACGCCGGCGTAGACGATCGAGCCGGTGCTGGGCCCCAGGCGCACGTCTTCGTCCAGGTCGCGCAGGCGATGCAGCGCGTCGGCCAGGTCGAAGGCGGAGTCGTCGCGCGCGGCCAGGCACAGGGCCTCGGCCAGCCCGAACGCGAGCCGGCCGACTTCTTCCTCGCTGTACTGCACGATCACCTGGTAGGTGCCGGGCTCCACCGTCTGCGCGGTGCGGCTGAACGTGACCGGGCAGCCGGCGGCCGCCTGCAGGCGCAACGCGGCGACTTCCAGCACGTGCGCGAGCGAGAGCTCGCCCGATTCCTCGTCCGGGCGCAGCGGCCCGATCTCGGGAAAGCGCGCGCGCAGCCGGTCTTCGAAGCCGGGCAGGTCCGACAGCATGTCGGCGGTGTCCTGGCAGGCCACGATGGCTTCAATGGCGGTGTGGCGGCACCACAGGTTCGGGCCCCGCAGGGCCCGGATACGGGAGACTTCCATGGAACGGTTCCGTGTCTTCTATGCGCTGTGTTCGGGCGCCGCGTCAGGCGCGGCGCGCAGGCTGGCCCATCCAGTGGTGCACCAGGTCGACGGTGGCCGCGGTGGCGGCCTCGTCGCACTGCAGCACCAGCAGGTCGCCCGGCACCAGCTGGCCGAGCGCGGTCTCGATGGCATTGGCACGTGCGCCTTCGTCGATGATCTTGGTCACGCGGCGGCCTTCGTACAGCCCTTGCTTGAGCAGCGCGCGCGCCTCGGCATCGGGCAGGTCGCGCTTGACGCTGCGGTCTTCGCACAGGAAGACGCGGTCGAAATGCTGGCCCAGCACCTTGCCCTGGCGCACCAGGTCTTCATCGCGGCGCTTCACGCCGGCGCCGTAGACGACCATGCGGCGTTCGGACGGGAAGCGGTCCAGCGCGGCCGCCAGCGCTTCCAGCGCGGGCGCGTTGTGGGCGTCGTCGACGACCACGGTGGCGCCGTTGCGCTCGAACAGCGTGAAACGGCCAGGCACGTCGACCTGGCCGACGTCGAACGTCACCACGCCGGCGCGGATCAGGTCGTTGGAGATGCCCAGCGCCCAGCCCGCGGCGACGGCCGCCAGCACGTTCTCGACCTGGAACGCCACGCGGCCGGCGTAGGTCAGCGGCACCGCGGCCACGTCGACCAGCGGCGTTTCCTTGCTGCCGACGGCCAGCACGATCTTGCCTTCGCGCACATACACCGCGCGCTTGCCTGCGGCGCGATGCGACATGATCGCGGGCAGCTCGGGCGTCAGGCCGAAGAAGATCACGTCGCCGTCGCACAGCTCGGCCATCTCGACCAGCCGCTCGTCGCGCGCATTCAGCACCGCGGCGCCATCCTTGAGCACCACGTCGACCTGCGTGCGCAGCACGTTGTACATGCGGTCCTCGTCCTCGACGTAGTAGTCGCCGAGGTGGTCGGGCTGGTCGAAGTTGGTGACCACGCCGACCTGGCAGCGGTCATAGACCAGGCCTTCGGACAGGATGCTGCCGCTGTCGTTCTCGAACACGGCGGCCTCGACCGCGCGGTTCATCAGGATGCGGTGGCCGGCGTCCCAGTTGGCGCGGTCGCCGCCCTGCACCAGGCGGCGGTCCAGGAACAGGCCGTCGCTGCTGGCCAGGCCGGTTTGCTTGCCCGACAGCTGCAGCAGGCGCGCGACCAGGCGCGCCACCACGGTCTTGCCGTTGGTGCCGGTCACGCCGACCACCGGGATGCGCCCGCAGTCGTCCTGCTCGGACTCGGGGAACAGGTGGTTGACGATGGCGCGGCCAACCGGACGCGGCGTGCCTTCGGCCGGCTTGATGTGCATCAGCAGGCCCGGACCGGCGTTGACCTCGACGATGGCGCCGCGCTGTTCGGCCAGCGGGCGCGAGATGTCCTCGGCCACCAGGTCCACGCCGGCGATGTCCAGTCCGACCACACGCGCGGCCAGCGATGCATGCGCGGCCACGCTCGGGTGGACGCGGTCGGTCACGTCGAAGGCGACGTTGCCGTTGCGCTGGATCAGCACGGTGCGGCCTTCCGCCGGCACCGAGCTGCCATCCATGCCCTGGCGCTTGAGCTCCAGCCGCGCGGCGGCATCCAGGCGCACGCGGTTCAGCGGGTGATCTTCGGTGCTGCCGCGCCGCGGATCGGAATTGATCTGCAGCTCGATCAGCTCGTCGATGGTGGACTTGCCGTCGCCGACCACGCAGGCGGTCTCGCCCATCGCGGCGGCAACCATGCGGCCGCCCACCACCAGCAGGCGGTGTTCGTTGCCGGGGATGAAGCGCTCGACGATGACGCCGCTGCCTTCGCCCAGCGCCACGGCGTAGGCAGTCTCGACTTCCTCGCGGGTGACCAGGTTGGTAAAGACGCCGCGGCCATGGTTGCCGTCGTAGGGCTTCACCACCACCGGCACGCCGATGTCTTCGGCGGCGTCCCAGGCGTCCTGGGGCGAGTCGACCATGCGGCCTTCCGGCACCGGCACGCCGCACGACTCCAGCAGGCTCTTGGTCAGGTCCTTGTCGCGCGAGATGCTTTCGCCGATGGCGCTGGTGCGGTCGGTCTCGGCCGTCCAGATGCGGCGCTGGCGCGCGCCATAGCCCAGCTGGACCAGGTTGCCGTCCGACAGGCGGATGGCGGGGATGTCCCGGTCGTCGGCGGCATCGACGATGCATGCGGTGCTGGGGCCGAGGCAGTGCTCGTCGACCAGGCGGCGCAGGTTGTCCACGGCGGCGGGGACGTCGAAGGGACGGTCCTCGATCGCGGCCATGACCAGGTCGCGCGCGCTGAACAGGGCGGCGCGGGTGACTTCTTCGTGCCAGGCACGGACGATCACTTTATACACGCCGCGCACCGGAGTCTCGCGCGCCTTGCCGAAGCCGCCGGGCATGCCCGCCAGGTTCTGCAGCTCAAGCGTCACGTGTTCCAGGATATGGCCGGGCCAGGTGCCTTCCTTCAGGCGCTGCAGGAAGCCGCCGCGCTCGCCGATGCTGCAGCGATGCTCGATCAGCGAGGGCAGCCATGCCGACAGGCGCTCGTAGAACCCCGGAATCGTGTTGGAGGGAAAGTCCTCCAGTTCCCCGATATCGACCCATGCCTCCAGCACGGGCCGATATGTCCACATATTCGGGCCGCGCAGCGACATGACATCGAAAATCTCAATGTCCTTCTTTTTCATTGAATTTGCTTGAGGCAGTGGGCGGAACGCCCGAGAAATGGAAGCCTAACCTTTCAATAACGTTACAGCTTAGTACAGGTTGACTTTCTTCGATTAAAAGTGTTTGTGCAGTGCATCAGGGCAACCCGCGGGTTCGCTGTTATTTACGTCGTTATGTATACTGCGGGCGAATTCACGGGCAGCCAGTGGGCGCCCGGCCTAAATTTGTTTCAAGTTATGTCCTTTTCCCCTGGACGCTGCATGCTGCGCCATCCATGACCCAGTCCTCCCTGCCTGCCCTCAACACCTTCCCCGCCGACGAGCCGTGGCGTGCCGAATCCGGAACGTGGCTCCGTCCCGGCGAAAACGTCCTGGCCGGACTGGTGCTGGACCTCGACGCGAGGCTGCATTTTACCCAAGGGTGGCTGGTTGTGACGGACCAGCGCATCGTTGCCCGCCCGCCAGGTGAAAAAAATGTGCGGGAATGGAACATCTCGCCCGAACTGCGCCTTTCCCATACCGATCATGCGGGGGTCGGCACCCTCGAACTGGCCGGCCCAAAGGGTCGGCTGGCCAGCTGGCGATATACGCTTGGTTACAATCCTGCCGCGCTGCGGCTGGCCGACCAGTTCGAGATGCGCCGCGATGCCACCTCCGCTACCGAAATTGGCGAGCCTGGCGAAGTGGCGTGCCCGACCTGCAAGGCGCCGCTGCCCCCGGATGAAGAGGAGTGCCCGCAGTGCAACCGCGAGCTGGAAACGCCACCGTCGACCTGGGCGCTACTGCGCCTGTGGCGCTTTGCCCGGCCCTACCGCTGGCAGCTGCTGGCCGGTTTCCTGCTGACGGTGCTGTCCACCGGCGCCACGCTGGTACCGCCGTACCTGACCATGCCGCTGATGGACAAGGTGCTGATTCCGTACCAGAACGGGGTACCGATCGATTACGACCGCGTGCGCATGTACCTGGGGGGCCTGCTTGGCGCCGCGCTGGTGGCATGGAGCCTGGGATGGGCGCGTACCTATCTGCTGGCACGCGTGTCGGAGCGCATCGGTGCGGATCTGCGCACAACGACCTACGAACATCTGCTTAAGCTGTCGCTGGAATATTTCGGTGGCAAGCGCACCGGCGACCTGATGGCGCGCATCGGCTCGGAAAGCGACCGCATCTGCGTGTTCCTGTCCCTGCACCTGCTGGACTTCGCCACCGACGTGCTGATGATCGTGATGACGGCCGTGATCCTGGTCTCGATCAACCCGTGGCTGGCACTGGTGACGCTGGTGCCGCTGCCGTTCATCGCCTGGATGATCCACCTGGTGCGTGACCGCCTGCGGCACGGCTTCGAGAAGATCGACCGTATCTGGTCGGAGATCACCAACGTGCTGGCCGACACCATCCCCGGTATCCGGGTGGTCAAGGCCTTCGCGCAGGAAAAGCGCGAAGTGACGCGCTTCCGCGAGGCCAACAAGCACAACCTGGCCATCAACGACCGCGTCAACGCGGTATGGTCGCTGTTCACGCCGACCGTGACCCTGCTGACCGAGATCGGGCTGCTGATCGTATGGGTGTTCGGCATCTGGCAGGTATCGCACAGCGCCATCACCGTGGGCGTGCTGGTTGCCTTCCTGACCTATATCAGCCGCTTCTATACGCGCCTCGATTCGATGAGCCGCATCGTTTCGGTGACGCAGAAGGCCGCGGCGGGGGCCAAGCGGATCTTCGACATCCTCGACCACGTCTCGAGCGTGCCGGAGCCGGTGCGTCCGACCAAGCTCGACAAGGTCGAAGGCGCCATCGACATGCGCGACCTGGGCTTCCGCTACGGCAACCGGGCGGTGATCCGCGGGCTGGACCTGTCGATCGCACCGGGCGAGATGATCGGGCTGGTCGGGCACAGCGGCTCGGGCAAGAGCACGCTGGTCAACCTGATCTGTCGCTTCTACGATGTTTCCGAGGGGGCGATCCGTGTCGACGGCGTCGACATCCGCTCGCTGCCGGTGTCCGAGTACCGCCGCCATATCGGCCTGGTGTTGCAGGAGCCGTTCCTGTTCTTCGGCACCATCGCCGACAACATTGCCTACGGCAAGCCGGATGCCACGCGCGAGGAGATCATCGCTGCCGCGCGCGCCGCGCATGCGCACGAGTTCATCCTGCGCCTGCCGCACGGCTACGACTCGCTGGTAGGGGAGCGCGGCCAGGCGCTGTCGGGTGGCGAACGCCAGCGCATCTCGATCGCGCGTGCGCTGCTGATCAACCCGCGCATCCTGATCATGGACGAGGCAACGTCATCGGTGGACACGCAGACCGAGAAGGAAATCCAGAAGGCGCTCGACAACCTGGTGCAAGGCCGCACCACCATCGCCATCGCGCACCGCCTGTCGACGCT
This genomic window contains:
- a CDS encoding ABC transporter ATP-binding protein — translated: MTQSSLPALNTFPADEPWRAESGTWLRPGENVLAGLVLDLDARLHFTQGWLVVTDQRIVARPPGEKNVREWNISPELRLSHTDHAGVGTLELAGPKGRLASWRYTLGYNPAALRLADQFEMRRDATSATEIGEPGEVACPTCKAPLPPDEEECPQCNRELETPPSTWALLRLWRFARPYRWQLLAGFLLTVLSTGATLVPPYLTMPLMDKVLIPYQNGVPIDYDRVRMYLGGLLGAALVAWSLGWARTYLLARVSERIGADLRTTTYEHLLKLSLEYFGGKRTGDLMARIGSESDRICVFLSLHLLDFATDVLMIVMTAVILVSINPWLALVTLVPLPFIAWMIHLVRDRLRHGFEKIDRIWSEITNVLADTIPGIRVVKAFAQEKREVTRFREANKHNLAINDRVNAVWSLFTPTVTLLTEIGLLIVWVFGIWQVSHSAITVGVLVAFLTYISRFYTRLDSMSRIVSVTQKAAAGAKRIFDILDHVSSVPEPVRPTKLDKVEGAIDMRDLGFRYGNRAVIRGLDLSIAPGEMIGLVGHSGSGKSTLVNLICRFYDVSEGAIRVDGVDIRSLPVSEYRRHIGLVLQEPFLFFGTIADNIAYGKPDATREEIIAAARAAHAHEFILRLPHGYDSLVGERGQALSGGERQRISIARALLINPRILIMDEATSSVDTQTEKEIQKALDNLVQGRTTIAIAHRLSTLRKADRLVVMDRGKIVEVGSHDELLLREGAYFKLYQAQARNVDTEDDDEREAVTELPEVANAH